The following proteins are encoded in a genomic region of Mycobacterium sp. 155:
- a CDS encoding type II secretion system F family protein encodes MTTAALALAVALLVWPTAPRRLRELPHPPRRRPWALVVPVLLGLAWLVPIPVGVSAGTIVGTVMLRHRRRTMRDLRMAESVALQSALEVLVGELRIGAHPMGAFTVAAEEVSGRVADGMRAVAARARLGADVAAGLDDVAAGSSLPMHWQRLAACWRLAETHGLAVATLMQTAGQDIVERERFAARVTAALAGARTTAAMLAGLPVIGIALGQLIGAQPIAFLLAPGMGGWLLVGGVLLACAGLAWSDRIVAGVLK; translated from the coding sequence GTGACCACCGCCGCGTTGGCCCTCGCAGTGGCGTTGCTGGTGTGGCCCACGGCGCCGCGGCGGCTGCGTGAGCTGCCACACCCACCGCGGCGGCGGCCGTGGGCATTGGTGGTCCCGGTGCTGTTGGGGCTCGCGTGGCTGGTTCCGATTCCGGTTGGGGTGTCGGCGGGAACGATCGTCGGAACCGTGATGCTGCGGCATCGTCGACGCACGATGCGGGACCTGCGGATGGCCGAATCCGTTGCCCTGCAGTCGGCGCTGGAGGTACTCGTCGGCGAGCTCCGCATTGGAGCGCATCCGATGGGCGCGTTTACTGTTGCAGCAGAAGAGGTTTCAGGTCGAGTGGCCGATGGTATGCGCGCCGTGGCGGCCCGGGCCCGGCTAGGTGCCGATGTCGCGGCGGGGCTCGATGATGTCGCCGCGGGGTCGTCGCTGCCGATGCACTGGCAACGGCTCGCGGCGTGTTGGCGGCTTGCCGAAACACACGGTCTGGCCGTCGCCACGCTGATGCAGACCGCCGGTCAGGACATCGTCGAACGGGAGCGCTTTGCGGCGCGCGTCACCGCTGCGTTGGCCGGTGCACGCACCACCGCGGCCATGCTGGCCGGGTTGCCGGTAATCGGTATCGCGCTCGGGCAGTTGATCGGTGCGCAGCCCATTGCGTTCCTGTTGGCCCCCGGGATGGGCGGATGGCTGCTTGTCGGCGGTGTGCTGCTGGCATGCGCCGGCTTGGCGTGGTCGGATCGGATCGTGGCGGGAGTTCTGAAATGA
- a CDS encoding type II secretion system F family protein gives MTLAAVLLAVALLVSTDRSARRLRTQPAGAAVQTPQRPSADDPLAAASTFELFAACLASGMTVSGAAAATAPSAPEPLAGLLTRSADLLALGADPATAWPNDAGLQDRNAEALLRLARRSASSGTALARGVAELADQARHEAAAAAEAAAERAGVLIAGPLGLCYLPAFLCLGIIPVVAGLVGDVLNSGLW, from the coding sequence ATGACCTTGGCGGCAGTGCTTCTAGCGGTTGCCCTGCTGGTGTCGACGGATCGGTCCGCGCGGCGGCTACGGACTCAACCGGCGGGTGCCGCGGTGCAGACACCACAGCGCCCATCGGCTGACGATCCGTTAGCCGCGGCGTCGACGTTCGAGTTGTTCGCTGCCTGTCTGGCTTCGGGAATGACCGTATCGGGCGCGGCCGCGGCCACCGCGCCGTCGGCGCCAGAGCCGTTGGCGGGGTTGCTCACCCGTTCCGCCGATCTGCTGGCGTTGGGGGCCGACCCGGCGACGGCATGGCCGAATGACGCTGGGCTGCAGGATCGCAACGCCGAAGCCTTGCTGAGGCTTGCCCGTAGGTCGGCCTCCTCGGGGACGGCGTTGGCCCGTGGCGTGGCCGAGCTGGCCGACCAGGCACGGCATGAAGCCGCCGCGGCGGCCGAGGCTGCGGCCGAACGGGCCGGCGTGCTGATCGCCGGGCCGCTGGGGCTGTGCTATCTGCCGGCCTTTCTGTGCCTGGGAATCATTCCCGTGGTGGCGGGTCTTGTGGGAGACGTTCTGAATTCGGGTTTGTGGTGA
- a CDS encoding DUF4244 domain-containing protein, giving the protein MAGNVIARIRMQLTLLAVDESGMSTVEYAIGTVAAAAFGAILYTVVTGDSIVTALTNIISRALSTKV; this is encoded by the coding sequence ATGGCGGGAAACGTGATTGCGCGTATCCGGATGCAGTTGACCTTGTTGGCGGTAGACGAGTCCGGCATGTCGACGGTCGAATATGCCATCGGGACCGTAGCCGCGGCGGCGTTCGGTGCCATTCTGTACACGGTGGTCACCGGGGATTCGATCGTGACGGCGCTGACCAACATCATCAGCCGCGCGCTCAGTACCAAGGTCTAG
- a CDS encoding TadE family type IV pilus minor pilin yields the protein MVVLSLCLAGLSAVSMQVRCVDAAREAVRLAARGDDRPAAEVAQRIAPRQAVVQLRREGALVVARVSVSAALPGLTVSAEAAAATEPGVR from the coding sequence GTGGTGGTCCTTTCACTGTGTCTGGCCGGGCTCAGCGCTGTGTCGATGCAGGTGCGGTGTGTCGACGCGGCGCGGGAGGCGGTCCGGCTTGCGGCCCGTGGCGATGACCGGCCGGCCGCCGAGGTGGCCCAGCGCATTGCACCACGACAAGCGGTGGTGCAGTTGCGCCGCGAAGGCGCTCTGGTGGTGGCCAGGGTCAGCGTGTCAGCCGCACTGCCGGGGCTCACCGTTTCGGCCGAGGCCGCCGCGGCGACCGAGCCCGGGGTGCGGTGA
- a CDS encoding ABC transporter ATP-binding protein, which produces MRRVLRVCGLRKVFGAGAAGTVALDDVELAVPTGAFASVLGPSGSGKTTLLRCIAGFERPDAGTITLAGRELVTPTIHLRPHARAVGIVPQEGALFPHLSVADNIGFGLNGLPRRARRARVEELLEMVGLPALGERRPDQLSGGQQQRVALARALAPEPELVLLDEPFSALDAQLRVELREEVRDLLRATGATTLLVTHDQAEALSLSDHLVVMRDGRVVAAGEPRTVYDHPVDTELGGFLGEAVVVPGRINRDADGVHATCALGRLPVASWGGGDVCDVLVRPEQIGLRVRTGAGASAAVIGTVRSTLYFGHDALLRVTVPGVSQPVPVRVPGRQRYRVGDQAELDIRGPVSAYPPAVY; this is translated from the coding sequence GTGAGGCGTGTGCTGAGGGTATGCGGACTCCGCAAGGTTTTCGGGGCTGGTGCTGCTGGGACGGTGGCGCTCGACGACGTCGAGTTGGCGGTGCCGACCGGTGCTTTCGCGAGCGTGCTCGGGCCGTCGGGCTCGGGCAAGACCACGCTGCTGCGATGTATCGCCGGTTTCGAGCGGCCCGACGCGGGCACGATCACGCTGGCAGGCCGCGAGCTGGTCACGCCGACCATCCACCTGCGGCCCCACGCCAGGGCAGTGGGGATCGTCCCGCAGGAAGGGGCGCTGTTCCCGCATCTGTCCGTGGCCGACAACATCGGCTTCGGCCTGAACGGACTGCCCCGGCGGGCACGTCGGGCCCGCGTTGAGGAGCTGCTTGAGATGGTCGGGCTGCCCGCGCTGGGGGAGCGCCGGCCCGACCAACTCTCCGGTGGCCAACAACAGCGGGTCGCGTTGGCCCGTGCACTGGCACCTGAACCGGAGTTGGTGCTCCTCGACGAGCCGTTCTCGGCGCTCGATGCGCAGTTGCGGGTCGAGCTTCGGGAGGAGGTCCGCGACCTGCTTCGGGCCACCGGGGCAACGACATTGCTTGTGACGCACGATCAAGCCGAGGCTCTGTCCCTGTCGGACCACCTGGTTGTCATGCGCGATGGCCGAGTGGTCGCCGCCGGAGAGCCCCGCACGGTCTACGACCATCCGGTGGACACGGAACTCGGCGGTTTTCTCGGCGAGGCGGTCGTGGTTCCCGGCCGGATCAACCGCGATGCAGACGGCGTCCATGCGACGTGTGCCCTCGGCCGGTTGCCGGTAGCCTCCTGGGGCGGCGGCGACGTGTGCGATGTGCTGGTTCGTCCCGAACAGATCGGACTGCGGGTGCGTACCGGTGCCGGCGCGTCCGCTGCGGTGATCGGCACCGTCCGCTCGACGTTGTACTTCGGTCACGACGCGTTGCTGCGCGTCACCGTGCCCGGGGTGTCGCAACCCGTGCCCGTGCGGGTGCCGGGACGGCAGCGCTACCGCGTCGGTGACCAGGCCGAACTCGACATCAGGGGCCCGGTGAGTGCGTATCCTCCGGCAGTTTACTGA
- a CDS encoding extracellular solute-binding protein, which translates to MTFRRLPRAGAVLASFVLTVTLAACGGGPSGGSQNQGDVTLTVYSDQHADLVKGLTEEYTKQTGVKFNIQNDASFGQIQAEGAATKADVFLSEDPAPVAELGAAGLLNPVEPATLAQVRPGLSSGKGLWVAYAARARVLYYNPREISVDQLPKTLNDIIAPPYKGKFAWAPSGAFVATTQYLISTNGEPATRTFLEGIKANGVNEHKNGNVRDTVEAGKHAMGLSNHYYWWVLANEKGGPDKLTSKIYHFPEVDPGNLILSSGAGVLKSSKNAEAAQKFLAWLTSKDGGQHLIATAPADVSEAQYPVAPGVSSSIAGDLGEIQSPPFDMDQLANSSQAEDLLKQLGMSGG; encoded by the coding sequence ATGACCTTCCGACGCCTCCCCCGCGCGGGTGCCGTGCTGGCCTCGTTTGTGCTGACCGTGACCCTCGCCGCCTGCGGTGGCGGGCCGTCCGGCGGATCGCAGAATCAGGGTGACGTCACCCTGACCGTCTACAGCGATCAGCACGCTGACCTCGTCAAGGGATTGACCGAGGAATACACCAAGCAGACCGGCGTCAAGTTCAACATTCAAAACGACGCTTCCTTCGGTCAGATCCAGGCCGAGGGCGCTGCCACCAAGGCCGACGTGTTCCTCTCCGAAGATCCGGCGCCCGTGGCCGAACTCGGCGCGGCCGGACTCCTGAACCCCGTCGAACCCGCGACTCTCGCTCAGGTGCGCCCCGGCCTGAGTTCGGGCAAGGGACTGTGGGTCGCCTACGCGGCACGCGCCCGGGTGCTCTACTACAACCCCCGCGAGATCAGCGTCGATCAGCTGCCCAAGACGCTGAACGACATCATTGCGCCGCCGTACAAGGGAAAGTTCGCCTGGGCCCCATCGGGGGCGTTCGTGGCGACCACCCAGTACCTCATCTCCACCAATGGCGAACCCGCCACGCGGACCTTCCTCGAAGGCATCAAGGCCAACGGCGTCAATGAGCACAAGAACGGCAACGTCCGTGACACCGTCGAAGCCGGTAAACACGCCATGGGACTGTCGAATCACTACTACTGGTGGGTCCTGGCGAACGAGAAGGGCGGCCCGGACAAGCTGACCTCGAAGATCTACCACTTCCCCGAAGTGGATCCGGGCAACCTCATCCTGTCTTCCGGTGCGGGCGTGCTGAAGTCGAGCAAGAACGCCGAGGCGGCCCAGAAATTCCTGGCCTGGCTGACCTCGAAGGACGGGGGACAGCACCTCATCGCCACCGCGCCCGCCGACGTGTCCGAGGCCCAATATCCAGTCGCACCAGGCGTTTCCAGTTCTATCGCCGGTGATCTCGGTGAAATCCAGTCACCGCCTTTCGATATGGACCAGCTGGCCAACTCGTCGCAGGCCGAGGACCTGCTTAAGCAACTCGGTATGTCCGGCGGATGA
- a CDS encoding iron ABC transporter permease: MISGRYRARPTAAALCAAAVGVISLVPVGYLFLTGISLADIAEQFRYPATAAALWQTIGLTLLICALTAVLGVVCALLVVRTTLPYPRLFTVVFAMPLAVPGFVAAYAAYSTELTYAPRLGFVTSFGGAALVIALTLYPYVFLPAVIALRNIDPALEEVVASLRRRRSAVLVEVILPGLRPALAVGLLIVALHVLAEYGAMVQLGRSTLTTKIMAEMIDYADYRSARSLSLVLMALAAAVLLFTQILNGHNRSGDVARGVARPPRRISLGWVRVPAVILSLAVLLAAVGPTVYMTVRGLTVSGRTVRVDWGVVGTAVGTTLSYAVAAALVATVIALPVSWSVVRRPGLAATLSERAVWLAHAIPSAILALALVYLAIRLVPAVYKTPVVLIAAYVVLFVPLAVANQRVGLDAARRTYDDVAASLGATPGRAFVRVTLPLAMPGFIAGALLVALDASKELTTTLILIPFNAHTLSTELWATTNGESLDFSAAAPYAGMLVLLGIPPVYFLVRNTLRHTNTTPNTHILENRLLETAS, from the coding sequence ATGATTTCCGGTCGGTATCGGGCCCGTCCGACGGCGGCTGCGCTGTGCGCGGCCGCCGTCGGTGTCATCTCGCTCGTACCCGTTGGCTATCTGTTTCTCACCGGAATCTCGTTGGCGGACATCGCCGAACAGTTCCGCTATCCGGCGACGGCCGCTGCGTTGTGGCAGACGATCGGCCTGACGTTGTTGATCTGCGCGTTGACCGCCGTGCTCGGGGTCGTCTGTGCGTTGCTCGTGGTTCGCACAACCCTGCCGTATCCCCGGCTCTTCACCGTGGTGTTCGCGATGCCGTTGGCTGTGCCGGGATTCGTCGCCGCCTACGCCGCGTACTCCACCGAACTCACGTACGCCCCGAGGCTGGGGTTCGTGACCAGCTTCGGCGGTGCGGCGCTGGTGATCGCCCTGACGTTGTATCCGTATGTGTTCCTGCCCGCCGTCATTGCGTTGCGCAACATCGACCCGGCACTGGAAGAGGTTGTCGCGAGCCTGCGGCGGCGTCGGAGCGCCGTGCTGGTCGAGGTCATCCTGCCGGGTCTGCGCCCGGCGCTCGCTGTGGGTCTGCTGATCGTCGCCCTGCACGTGCTGGCCGAGTACGGTGCCATGGTCCAGCTCGGCCGCAGCACCCTGACCACCAAGATCATGGCCGAGATGATCGACTATGCCGACTACCGGTCGGCGCGCTCGCTGTCGCTGGTCCTGATGGCACTGGCGGCGGCCGTGCTGCTGTTCACTCAGATCCTCAACGGGCACAACCGAAGTGGCGACGTCGCGCGCGGCGTCGCGCGGCCCCCGCGGCGCATTTCCCTCGGATGGGTACGCGTACCCGCGGTGATACTCAGTCTTGCCGTGCTGTTGGCCGCGGTGGGGCCCACGGTGTACATGACGGTGCGTGGCCTGACGGTCTCCGGCCGGACGGTCCGGGTGGACTGGGGAGTGGTCGGCACCGCGGTGGGCACCACGCTGAGCTACGCCGTCGCCGCCGCACTGGTAGCGACCGTGATCGCTCTTCCGGTCAGCTGGTCGGTGGTGCGCAGGCCCGGGTTGGCCGCCACGTTGAGTGAGCGTGCGGTCTGGCTCGCGCATGCCATCCCGAGCGCCATCCTGGCGTTGGCGCTGGTGTACCTGGCCATCCGGCTCGTTCCGGCCGTCTACAAAACTCCGGTGGTGCTGATCGCCGCATACGTGGTGCTGTTCGTGCCGCTGGCCGTCGCCAACCAGCGCGTCGGACTCGACGCCGCGCGCCGCACCTACGACGACGTTGCGGCGTCCCTCGGCGCCACACCCGGCCGAGCGTTCGTGCGGGTTACGTTGCCACTGGCCATGCCTGGGTTCATCGCGGGGGCACTCTTGGTCGCGTTGGACGCCAGCAAGGAACTCACCACCACGCTGATCCTGATCCCGTTCAATGCCCACACCCTCTCGACTGAGCTGTGGGCCACCACAAACGGAGAATCACTGGACTTCAGCGCTGCCGCTCCGTACGCGGGCATGTTGGTGCTGCTCGGTATCCCTCCGGTCTACTTTCTCGTCCGGAACACGTTGCGCCACACCAATACGACGCCGAATACGCACATCCTCGAAAATCGGTTGCTCGAAACCGCTTCTTAG
- a CDS encoding PAS domain-containing protein, which translates to MTHDWLLVETLGSEPAVVARGSQTKNLVPISVFLRRNPNLTAIQSAIGETMRAGQGLSTITSKNDRVIRTELVRMSDGRIHGVHVWIGPVDVEPPERPIPGPLKWDLTTAVATDTAESIRNSGMNPDTEVTHGRAFADDLPTRDLNASETKVLSMTIKPEPGNTLCTTWDVTDFRGEPITVGFVSRVAYESEDDGTEHLICRAMNWRSERDGQAIAADYLAQRILDGLARPGVHRALIDLKNWKLLKWLDEPAPFIDWRSRDGGTSRVHPADARHMAAMTIEFAGGMASAVLRMRRVDGGWLPIHLTINRIELEPGTFAGLVALRLPTESELAAADLDEIS; encoded by the coding sequence ATGACCCACGACTGGCTGCTCGTGGAGACACTGGGCAGCGAACCCGCCGTGGTCGCCAGAGGTTCTCAGACGAAGAACCTCGTTCCGATCAGTGTGTTCCTGCGCCGCAACCCCAACCTGACAGCGATCCAGAGCGCGATCGGGGAGACCATGCGTGCAGGTCAAGGCCTCAGCACCATCACCTCGAAGAACGATCGCGTGATCCGCACCGAGCTGGTGAGGATGTCCGACGGACGGATCCACGGCGTACACGTCTGGATCGGTCCAGTCGACGTCGAGCCACCTGAACGACCCATCCCCGGTCCGCTGAAATGGGACCTTACGACCGCAGTCGCCACCGATACCGCGGAATCCATCCGCAACAGCGGGATGAATCCCGACACCGAGGTCACCCATGGTCGGGCGTTTGCCGACGACCTGCCCACAAGGGATCTCAACGCCAGCGAAACAAAAGTGTTGTCGATGACAATAAAACCGGAGCCCGGCAACACCCTCTGCACCACGTGGGATGTCACCGATTTCCGGGGCGAGCCGATCACCGTCGGGTTTGTGTCTCGCGTGGCATACGAATCCGAGGACGACGGCACAGAGCACTTGATCTGCCGCGCGATGAACTGGCGCAGCGAACGTGACGGCCAGGCGATCGCCGCCGACTACCTGGCACAACGCATCCTCGACGGGCTCGCCCGTCCGGGCGTGCACAGAGCGCTGATCGACCTCAAGAACTGGAAGTTGTTGAAGTGGCTTGATGAACCGGCACCTTTCATCGATTGGCGCAGCCGCGACGGCGGGACCTCGCGGGTACACCCCGCAGATGCCCGCCACATGGCCGCAATGACAATCGAATTCGCCGGCGGCATGGCCTCCGCGGTGCTACGGATGCGCAGGGTTGATGGCGGCTGGCTTCCGATCCACCTGACCATCAACCGAATCGAGCTCGAACCGGGCACCTTCGCCGGTCTGGTGGCATTGCGACTACCGACCGAATCCGAGCTCGCCGCCGCCGACCTCGATGAGATTAGCTAA
- a CDS encoding DEAD/DEAH box helicase: MSDRGSDFGRGREEQQGFGRELLACAVEGTPADEHPLRHVADLPPRPGRPAEWPPWADPDVVRAFHDRGITAPWAHQLAAAQLAHDGRHVVISTGTASGKSLAYQLPILSTLATDPRARVLYLSPTKALGHDQLRTAHTLTESVTALRDVAPVSYDGDSPTEVRRFARERSRWIFSNPDMIHLSLLRNHARWAVFLRNLKFVVVDECHYYRGIFGSNVAMVLRRLLRLCERYSPSDATPTVIFASATTSAPADTAAELIGQTVAAVADDASPQGARTIALWEPALLPDLVGENGAPVRRSAGAEAARVMADLVEEGARTLTFVRSRRGAELTALGARARLAETAPELAERVASYRAGYLAEDRRELERALADGRLRGVATTNALELGIDIAGLDAVVLAGFPGTVTSFWQQAGRSGRRGQGALIVLIARDDPLDTYLVHHPGALLDRPIERVVIDPTNPYVLGPQLLCAAVELPLTDAEVRRWDAEPVAAALIDDGLLRRRAGSYFPTPGADPHPAVDIRGSIGGQIAILEADTGRMLGSTGAGQAASSIHPGAVYLHQGDSYLVDSLDFEDGIAFVHAADPAYRTYAREVTDIAVTGPGERSTYGPVTVGLVPVSVSNSVVGYLRRGIDGEVIDFIELDMPTSTLETMAVMCTITPDALERNGIDALATPGALHAAEHAAIGLLPLVASCDRGDIGGVSTPVGPAGVAGLPAIFVYDGYPGGAGFADRGFRQLSTWWGATAAAIEACECPHGCPSCVQSPKCGNGNDPLDKAGAVRVLRLVLGALNSA; the protein is encoded by the coding sequence GTGTCGGATCGGGGGTCGGATTTCGGCCGCGGACGCGAGGAGCAACAGGGGTTTGGCCGGGAACTCCTTGCCTGCGCGGTCGAGGGCACGCCCGCCGATGAGCACCCCCTGCGTCACGTCGCCGACTTACCGCCGCGTCCGGGCCGCCCGGCGGAGTGGCCGCCCTGGGCGGATCCAGATGTGGTGCGGGCGTTCCATGATCGCGGTATCACCGCGCCGTGGGCGCACCAGCTCGCCGCGGCCCAATTGGCTCACGACGGCCGGCATGTGGTCATCTCGACGGGCACCGCGTCAGGCAAGTCACTGGCGTACCAGCTGCCGATCCTGTCCACCTTGGCCACAGATCCACGGGCCCGCGTGCTGTACCTGTCCCCGACGAAGGCGCTCGGCCACGACCAGCTGCGTACGGCGCACACCCTGACCGAAAGCGTCACCGCACTGCGGGATGTCGCGCCGGTGTCCTACGACGGCGACAGCCCCACCGAGGTGCGCCGCTTCGCCCGCGAACGGTCACGGTGGATCTTCTCCAACCCGGACATGATCCATCTGTCGCTATTGCGCAACCATGCCCGCTGGGCGGTGTTCCTGCGCAATCTGAAGTTTGTGGTTGTCGACGAATGTCATTACTACCGCGGTATTTTCGGATCGAATGTGGCGATGGTGCTGCGTCGGCTGCTGCGGCTGTGCGAGCGGTACTCGCCCAGCGACGCCACTCCGACGGTGATCTTTGCCAGCGCCACCACCTCCGCACCGGCCGACACCGCCGCCGAGCTGATCGGCCAAACCGTCGCAGCCGTGGCCGACGACGCATCTCCTCAGGGGGCGCGCACCATCGCCCTGTGGGAACCGGCGCTGCTGCCCGATCTGGTGGGCGAGAACGGCGCACCGGTGCGGCGCTCGGCCGGCGCCGAGGCCGCCCGGGTGATGGCCGATCTGGTCGAGGAGGGTGCCCGCACCCTCACCTTCGTACGGTCACGCCGAGGCGCCGAGCTCACCGCGCTGGGCGCCAGGGCTCGGTTGGCAGAAACCGCACCGGAGCTGGCCGAGCGGGTCGCGTCCTACCGGGCCGGTTATCTCGCCGAGGACCGGCGAGAATTGGAACGCGCGTTGGCCGACGGACGGCTGCGCGGGGTGGCCACCACCAACGCGCTCGAGCTCGGGATCGACATCGCAGGCCTGGACGCGGTGGTGCTGGCCGGCTTTCCCGGCACGGTCACGTCGTTCTGGCAGCAGGCCGGGCGCTCCGGGCGGCGCGGGCAGGGCGCACTGATCGTGTTGATCGCGCGCGACGACCCGCTGGACACCTACCTCGTGCACCATCCGGGCGCGCTGTTGGACAGGCCGATCGAGCGGGTGGTCATCGACCCGACCAACCCCTACGTGCTCGGGCCCCAACTGCTGTGCGCCGCAGTCGAACTCCCGTTGACCGACGCCGAGGTGCGCAGATGGGACGCCGAACCGGTGGCTGCGGCGCTCATCGACGATGGCTTGCTGCGCCGGCGGGCGGGCAGCTACTTCCCCACTCCCGGCGCCGATCCGCATCCCGCGGTGGACATCCGCGGCTCCATCGGCGGGCAGATCGCCATCCTGGAAGCCGACACCGGCCGGATGCTGGGCAGCACCGGAGCCGGTCAGGCGGCCTCGTCGATACATCCCGGCGCGGTGTATCTGCACCAGGGCGACAGTTATCTGGTCGACTCGCTGGATTTCGAAGACGGCATCGCATTCGTGCACGCCGCCGACCCCGCTTACCGTACCTACGCCCGGGAGGTCACCGACATTGCCGTCACCGGCCCCGGCGAACGGAGCACATACGGTCCGGTGACGGTGGGGCTCGTGCCGGTATCGGTGAGCAACAGCGTGGTCGGCTATCTCCGGCGGGGGATCGACGGCGAGGTGATCGATTTCATCGAACTCGACATGCCCACAAGCACCTTGGAAACCATGGCGGTGATGTGCACAATCACACCGGACGCATTGGAGCGCAACGGTATTGATGCGTTGGCGACGCCGGGGGCACTTCATGCCGCCGAACATGCCGCGATCGGCCTACTGCCGCTGGTGGCCAGTTGCGACCGCGGCGACATCGGTGGAGTGTCAACGCCGGTGGGTCCGGCCGGTGTTGCCGGACTGCCCGCGATCTTCGTCTACGACGGCTATCCGGGCGGGGCGGGATTCGCCGACCGCGGCTTCCGCCAGTTGAGCACCTGGTGGGGCGCGACGGCCGCGGCGATCGAGGCATGTGAGTGCCCGCACGGTTGTCCGTCCTGCGTCCAATCACCGAAGTGCGGCAACGGTAACGATCCGCTCGACAAAGCCGGCGCGGTGCGGGTACTTCGCCTGGTGCTCGGCGCGCTGAATAGTGCCTGA
- a CDS encoding cold-shock protein, whose amino-acid sequence MPQGTVKWFNAEKGFGFIAPEDGSADVFVHYTEIQGSGFRTLEENQKVEFEVGQSPKGPQATGVRAV is encoded by the coding sequence ATGCCACAGGGAACTGTGAAGTGGTTCAACGCGGAGAAGGGCTTCGGCTTCATCGCCCCCGAGGACGGCTCTGCCGACGTGTTTGTCCACTACACGGAAATCCAGGGTAGCGGTTTCCGCACCCTGGAGGAGAACCAGAAGGTTGAGTTCGAGGTCGGCCAGAGCCCCAAGGGGCCGCAGGCCACGGGTGTTCGGGCCGTCTGA